A genome region from Hevea brasiliensis isolate MT/VB/25A 57/8 chromosome 7, ASM3005281v1, whole genome shotgun sequence includes the following:
- the LOC110632856 gene encoding uncharacterized protein LOC110632856, translating into MPVMGYIYETMDRAKEAIAKSFDENEEKYKTIFEIIDKRWESQLHRPLHAVGYYLNPEFFYSNEKINEDVEVVTGLYLVVARLIPNKEEQNKIMAQLPFYQNAEGVFGMDMAIRNRKKVSPATWWLTYEATTPNLRNFAVKVLSLTCSASGCERNWSIFEHVSD; encoded by the exons ATGCCTGTAATGGGATATATTTATGAGACGATGGATAGGGCTAAAGAAGCAATTGCAAAGTCATTtgatgaaaatgaagaaaaatacaAGACAATTTTTGAGATTATTGATAAACGATGGGAAAGCCAACTCCATCGACCTTTGCATGCAGTTGGATATTATTTGAATCctgaatttttttattcaaatgaGAAAATTAATGAAGATGTTGAGGTTGTTACCGGTTTATACCTAGTTGTAGCAAGGTTGATTCCAAACAAAGAAGAGCAAAACAAAATAATGGCACAATTACCTTTTTATCAAAATGCTGAAGGCGTCTTTGGGATGGATATGGCAATTAGGAATCGAAAGAAAGTATCTCCAG ctACATGGTGGCTAACTTATGAAGCAACAACTccaaatttgagaaattttgctGTCAAAGTGCTTAGCCTCACTTGTAGTGCATCTGGTTGTGAGCGTAATTGGAGCATCTTTGAGCATGTAAGTGACTAA
- the LOC110632845 gene encoding uncharacterized protein LOC110632845 yields MESEASTTAKTDNSNKIPHGNMQKALAKTLDKLLDYEDVETLGDDEDEDDVGTILRGSKGNSKVQKKARTKGPIDLYFAKSAAKDIARWMHDAAIPFNAVNYPSFQVMVEFGQFGIGIKAPSFHEVRVPLLNEEVAEVKNSLNSYEEEWEKYGCSIMGNGWTDKKQRTLINFLVNSTKGTVFMESVNASEYSKTSDKMYELLNRFVERVGETNVVQVVTDNASNCVLTGKLLETKCPHLYWTPCAAHCLDLMLEDIGKILKIHNAIKRAVTLNGYIYIRPGVVNMLRRFTGERELIRPAVTRFATAFLTLQRIHKHKVNLRKMFTSEEWTKSKWAKELSGKKVYSIVMMPTF; encoded by the exons ATGGAATCAGAAGCATCTACCACTGCTAAAACTGACAATAGCAACAAGATCCCGCATGGAAATATG CAAAAGGCTTTAGCAAAGACCTTAGATAAATTGCTTGATTATGAGGATGTTGAAACTCTTGGAGATGACGAAGATGAAGATGATGTTGGGACAATTCTTAGAGGCTCGAAAGGAAATAGTAAGGTTCAAAAGAAGGCAAGGACAAAGGGTCCAATAGATTTATATTTTGCCAAAAGTGCTGCAAAG GATATAGCTCGATGGATGCATGATGCGGCAATTCCTTTTAATGCTGTCAATTATCCAAGTTTTCAAGTCATGGTGGAGTTTGGACAATTTGGGATTGGTATAAAAGCACCTAGTTTTCATGAGGTGCGGGTTCCCTTATTGAATGAAGAAGTTGCTGAGGTGAAGAATTCATTAAATTCCTATGAAGAAGAATGGGAAAAGTATGGTTGTTCTATAATGGGAAATGGTTGGACTGATAAGAAACAAAGGACTTTGATTAATTTCTTGGTGAATTCTACAAAGGGAACTGTTTTCATGGAATCTGTTAATGCTTCAGAGTACTCAAAAACTAGTGATAAGATGTATGAGCTACTTAATAGATTTGTAGAGCGTGTTGGAGAGACTAATGTGGTTCAAGTTGTGACAGATAATGCTAGCAATTGTGTGCTTACAG gGAAGTTGTTAGAAACAAAGTGCCCTCATTTGTATTGGACTCCTTGTGCTGCTCATTGCCTAGATTTGATGCTAGAAGATATTGgaaaaattctcaaaattcatAACGCAATTAAAAGGGCAGTGACATTGAATGGATATATTTACATTCGTCCGGGTGTGGTGAACATGTTGCGGCGCTTTACTGGTGAAAGAGAGCTCATTAGGCCAGCTGTCACAAGATTTGCAACTGCTTTTCTCACCCTTCAACGTATACATAAGCATAAGGTGAATTTGAGAAAGATGTTTACCTCAGAGGAATGGACCAAAAGTAAGTGGGCAAAAGAACTATCCGGTAAAAAAGTATACAGTATTGTCATGATGCCTACTTTTTAG
- the LOC110658705 gene encoding calcium uniporter protein 2, mitochondrial has translation MAFKKTLAERLFKISKISNHSLSNCRISSPVIKTRIPQNPSNTKIAPDPGDNGIFRRLFHKRAIFQTPSSPEIRSMQIGETLVEKLRSFDIAKNRIRLDGLIPPAIKYLDGSRPQREPEKEVLTVEDARKLLRAAQLEMVKSRLREMENSWITYPEFVRICGEGYSDPEQGIRVAKTLDESGTVIVLGSAVFLKPEQVVKAIGGLIPFPATSPNDPRRKELEHMEKQKAAIDNKANTLVRRELWCGLGYLVVQTAAFMRLTFWELSWDVMEPICFYVTSIHCMAGYAFFLRTSKEPSFEGFYQSRFNVKQKKLMKLHNFNAERYNELRKICYPSSASSGQIPAISSLDQADKA, from the exons ATGGCGTTCAAGAAAACCCTAGCTGAGCGCCTCTTCAAAATCTCTAAAATATCAAATCATTCTCTGTCGAATTGTCGTATTTCCTCTCCTGTCATCAAGACCCGAATCCCTCAAAACCCGAGCAATACCAAAATTGCTCCTGATCCTGGAGATAATGGCATATTCCGGCGATTGTTCCACAAGAGAGCTATCTTCCAGACTCCTTCCTCGCCAGAGATCCGGTCGATGCAAATCGGAGAAACCCTGGTGGAGAAACTTAGGTCGTTTGACATTGCAAAGAATAGGATCAGATTGGATGGTCTGATACCTCCTGCAATCAAATATCTGGATGGATCTCGGCCCCAGAGAGAGCCGGAGAAGGAAGTTTTGACGGTTGAGGACGCGAGGAAGTTGCTGAGGGCGGCGCAATTGGAGATGGTGAAATCGAGGCTAAGAGAGATGGAGAATAGCTGGATAACTTATCCTGAGTTTGTTCGGATCTGCGGCGAAGGCTATTCGGATCCGGAACAAGGAATCCGAGTGGCGAAAACGCTTGATGAATCCGGAACCGTAATCGTACTGGGAAGTGCTGTGTTCCTCAAGCCAGAACAG GTGGTGAAAGCAATTGGAGGACTAATCCCATTTCCAGCAACTAGCCCCAACGATCCAAGAAGAAAGGAGCTAGAACACATGGAGAAGCAGAAAGCTGCAATCGACAACAAAGCTAATACTCTTGTTCGCCGAGAACTTTGGTGTGGGCTTGGTTATTTAGTTGTTCAAACAGCTGCGTTCATGAGGCTTACCTTCTGGGAACTCTCATGGGATGTCATGGAGCCTATTTGCTTCTACGTGACATCCATACATTGCATGGCAGGATACGCCTTTTTTCTCCGGACATCCAAAGAGCCTTCTTTTGAAGGATTTTACCAAAGCAGGTTTAATGTCAAGCAGAAAAAGCTCATGAAGCTCCATAATTTCAACGCGGAGAGGTATAATGAGCTTCGAAAAATTTGTTACCCTAGCTCGGCATCTTCAGGCCAAATACCGGCTATTTCTTCACTTGATCAAGCCGACAAGGCTTGA